From a single bacterium genomic region:
- a CDS encoding ABC transporter permease yields the protein MDFRFLIALRNIFGKKGERIFFIISLISIFLIALGVSSLIVVLGVMNGFERELKKRIVGTSPHIRITHIENYIENYEEILQRIEDLKITSIFPYIEQKAIFKGKTASGGIVLGLDKPEGIEISGENLKDENSILLGNELAFNIQANIGDSVSLITAKDLAMPKAFDFRVCGIFTSGMYDVDSSISYITLFSAKRIFGIEGVSGIGIKLSDVSKAEEVKERLCRMLPKELLIRTYNELNKSLFDAIRLEKKVMAIILLIILLVSLFSLFSLLTITIIRKKREIGILRLLGAGKASIALIFLIEGGIIGFLGTTMGTSFGLLIGKFIPFLIKLPGDVYYISSLPFAISTHSILWISFSSFILSIIFSVYPALFASKISLSDALREE from the coding sequence TTGGATTTTAGATTCCTCATTGCCTTAAGAAATATCTTTGGAAAAAAAGGGGAAAGAATCTTTTTTATTATTAGCCTTATTTCCATTTTCTTAATCGCCCTTGGTGTTTCCTCTTTAATTGTTGTCTTGGGCGTAATGAATGGGTTTGAAAGAGAGCTTAAAAAAAGGATTGTGGGAACATCCCCCCATATTAGAATAACCCATATTGAGAACTACATTGAGAATTACGAGGAAATCTTGCAAAGAATAGAGGATCTTAAGATTACAAGCATCTTTCCCTATATTGAACAAAAGGCAATATTTAAGGGAAAAACAGCATCGGGCGGGATTGTTTTAGGTCTGGATAAACCAGAGGGAATAGAGATAAGTGGAGAGAATTTAAAAGATGAAAATTCTATTCTTCTTGGAAATGAGCTTGCCTTTAATATCCAAGCTAATATTGGCGACTCTGTTTCTTTAATTACAGCAAAGGACCTGGCAATGCCAAAGGCTTTTGATTTTAGGGTTTGTGGAATCTTTACCTCGGGAATGTATGATGTAGATAGCTCTATTTCCTATATAACCCTATTCTCGGCAAAGAGAATCTTTGGAATTGAGGGTGTCTCTGGGATAGGGATAAAATTATCGGATGTCTCAAAAGCAGAGGAGGTAAAGGAGAGGCTGTGTAGAATGCTACCAAAGGAGCTTTTAATAAGGACATACAATGAGCTTAATAAAAGCCTCTTTGATGCAATAAGGCTTGAGAAAAAGGTAATGGCAATTATCCTCTTAATTATCCTTTTGGTTTCTTTATTTTCCCTCTTTTCTTTATTAACCATAACCATTATAAGGAAAAAGAGGGAAATTGGGATATTGAGGCTACTTGGAGCAGGAAAAGCCTCAATTGCCTTGATCTTCCTTATTGAGGGAGGAATAATTGGTTTTTTGGGAACAACCATGGGAACCTCTTTTGGGCTTTTAATTGGAAAGTTTATCCCCTTTCTTATTAAGCTTCCAGGGGATGTCTATTATATCTCCTCCCTTCCCTTTGCCATTTCTACACATTCTATTCTCTGGATTTCTTTTTCTTCCTTTATTCTTTCTATTATTTTTTCTGTGTATCCAGCCCTCTTTGCCTCAAAAATTTCCCTTTCTGATGCATTAAGGGAGGAATAA